From Phenylobacterium montanum, the proteins below share one genomic window:
- a CDS encoding PleD family two-component system response regulator: MTARILVVDDIEANLRVLEAKLTAEYYEVLLAEDGPTALAIAQSQHPDIIILDVMMPGMDGFEVCRRLKDDPATRHIPVVLVTALDGRSDRITGLEAGADEFLSKPIDDVMLFSRVRSLTRLKTVIDELRAREASGRRIGVIAGAAARLAGTGGRIVICDDNERQARKIADELSAEHRPIIESDADQAHLTARGPVDLLIVNANARRFDGLRLAAQIRSDEATRHLPILAVIDPGERPRMVKALEIGINDVLPRPIDAQELSARVRTQIKRKRYTDFLRKNLDHSLELAVTDQLTGLHNRRYMTGQLTALVARAARGGDPVGVLLIDVDHFKKINDSFGHDVGDEVLREFAVRVATNVRAVDLPCRFGGEEFVVVMPGTPLAAAERIAERIRLHVGGSPFRVAGGKELLTATISIGVAATIGEGDTPDAVLKRADEALYEAKAAGRNKVVARAA; the protein is encoded by the coding sequence ATGACCGCGCGTATCCTGGTGGTCGACGACATCGAGGCCAACCTTCGCGTCCTCGAGGCCAAGCTGACGGCGGAGTATTATGAGGTGCTGCTGGCCGAGGACGGCCCTACGGCCCTGGCCATCGCCCAGTCGCAGCATCCCGACATCATCATCCTGGACGTGATGATGCCCGGCATGGACGGCTTCGAGGTCTGCCGTCGGCTGAAGGACGATCCGGCCACGCGGCACATTCCCGTGGTGCTGGTGACAGCGCTGGACGGGCGCAGCGACCGCATCACCGGGCTGGAGGCGGGGGCCGACGAGTTCCTCTCCAAGCCGATCGACGACGTCATGCTGTTCTCACGCGTGCGCAGCCTGACGCGGTTGAAGACGGTGATCGACGAATTGAGGGCGCGCGAGGCCAGCGGCCGCCGAATCGGCGTGATCGCCGGCGCCGCCGCGCGACTGGCCGGCACCGGCGGGCGCATCGTCATCTGCGACGACAACGAGCGCCAGGCCCGCAAGATCGCCGACGAGCTGTCGGCCGAGCATCGCCCGATCATCGAGAGCGACGCCGACCAGGCCCACCTGACCGCCCGCGGGCCGGTCGACCTTCTTATCGTCAACGCCAACGCCCGCCGGTTCGATGGCCTCAGGCTGGCCGCTCAGATCCGCTCGGACGAAGCCACCCGCCACCTGCCGATCCTGGCGGTGATCGATCCCGGCGAGCGGCCGCGCATGGTCAAGGCGCTGGAGATCGGCATCAATGACGTGCTGCCGCGCCCGATCGACGCCCAGGAACTGTCCGCGCGGGTGCGCACCCAGATCAAGCGCAAGCGCTACACCGACTTCCTGCGCAAGAACCTGGACCACTCGCTGGAGCTGGCGGTGACCGACCAGCTGACCGGTCTGCACAATCGCCGCTACATGACCGGCCAGCTTACCGCCCTGGTGGCCCGCGCCGCCCGCGGCGGCGATCCGGTGGGCGTGCTTCTGATCGACGTCGACCACTTCAAGAAGATCAACGACAGCTTCGGCCACGATGTCGGCGACGAAGTGCTGCGCGAGTTCGCCGTGCGTGTGGCGACCAATGTGCGGGCGGTCGATCTGCCGTGCCGATTCGGTGGCGAGGAATTCGTGGTGGTGATGCCCGGCACCCCCCTGGCGGCGGCCGAGCGCATAGCCGAGCGCATCCGCCTCCACGTCGGCGGCTCCCCCTTCCGGGTCGCCGGGGGCAAAGAACTGCTGACCGCGACCATCTCCATCGGGGTCGCCGCGACCATAGGCGAGGGCGACACGCCAGACGCCGTGCTCAAGCGCGCCGACGAGGCGCTGTACGAGGCCAAGGCCGCGGGCCGTAACAAGGTCGTCGCCCGCGCGGCCTAA
- a CDS encoding glycine-rich domain-containing protein, which produces MPLDTPLPHAADHRAWTPDQTDLWRRIKTHSFEAPEQADDLTRRLAREKDWSLEFARGAVEEYRRFAFLCGIADAPMTPSAEVDEVWHLHLLFTRDYWGVWCAEALGAPLHHDPSRGGAQQAAYFLARYAATLAAYERWFGPPPETYWPGARERFRRRPRYRGLDADRAFTLPRFWSLRFWRNIHRR; this is translated from the coding sequence ATGCCGCTCGACACGCCCCTGCCCCACGCCGCCGACCACCGGGCCTGGACGCCGGATCAGACGGATCTGTGGCGGCGGATTAAGACCCATTCCTTCGAGGCGCCCGAGCAAGCCGACGACCTGACACGACGGCTGGCGCGCGAAAAAGACTGGTCGCTGGAGTTCGCGCGGGGCGCGGTGGAAGAATACCGCCGCTTCGCCTTCCTGTGCGGAATCGCCGACGCACCCATGACCCCCAGCGCCGAGGTCGACGAGGTTTGGCACCTGCACCTGCTGTTCACCCGCGACTATTGGGGCGTCTGGTGCGCCGAGGCGCTGGGCGCGCCCCTGCATCACGACCCCAGTCGCGGCGGGGCGCAGCAAGCCGCCTATTTCCTGGCCCGCTATGCCGCGACCCTGGCCGCCTATGAGCGCTGGTTCGGGCCGCCGCCAGAGACCTATTGGCCCGGCGCGCGCGAACGGTTTCGACGCCGGCCCCGCTACCGGGGGCTGGACGCGGATCGCGCCTTCACCCTGCCCCGGTTCTGGAGCCTGCGCTTTTGGCGAAACATCCACAGGAGGTAA
- a CDS encoding histidine phosphatase family protein encodes MSRLYMIRHGKPSSTWGDEAAADPGLDEAGRAQAEAAADALMALPEGERPTRVLSSPLRRCRETAQPFADRLGVAVEIDPRFGEIPTPAALTEAERGPWLRQVFTGRWTEAKGDLDYDAWRRGIASALADFGGWAVFSHFVAINAAVTTLMGKEEVLAFRPDHCAITVFEVGAEGLRLVELGPEAQTQVL; translated from the coding sequence ATGTCCCGCCTCTACATGATCCGCCACGGAAAGCCTTCCTCGACCTGGGGCGACGAGGCCGCCGCAGATCCGGGCCTCGACGAGGCCGGCCGCGCCCAGGCGGAGGCCGCCGCCGACGCCCTGATGGCCTTGCCGGAAGGCGAGCGCCCAACCCGCGTCCTGTCCTCGCCCCTGCGCCGCTGCCGCGAAACCGCCCAGCCCTTCGCCGACCGCCTGGGCGTCGCGGTCGAGATCGACCCGAGGTTCGGCGAAATCCCCACCCCCGCAGCCCTCACCGAAGCCGAACGCGGCCCCTGGCTGCGCCAGGTGTTCACCGGCCGCTGGACCGAAGCCAAAGGCGACCTAGACTACGACGCCTGGCGGAGGGGGATCGCTTCAGCGCTAGCCGATTTCGGCGGCTGGGCCGTGTTCAGCCATTTCGTGGCGATCAACGCGGCGGTGACCACGCTGATGGGCAAGGAGGAGGTCCTGGCCTTCCGCCCGGACCACTGCGCAATCACGGTGTTCGAGGTCGGGGCGGAGGGGCTGCGGCTGGTGGAGCTGGGGCCGGAGGCGCAGACGCAGGTGCTTTGA
- a CDS encoding response regulator: MSKKVLIVEDNELNMKLFHDLLDAQGYETLQTREGLQALALARQHRPDLILMDIQLPEISGLEVTKWLKEDDDLSHIPVVAVTAFAMKGDEERIREGGCQAYISKPISVAHFLDTIRRYLG; encoded by the coding sequence ATGAGCAAGAAAGTCCTGATCGTCGAGGACAACGAGCTGAACATGAAGCTGTTTCATGATCTGCTCGACGCCCAGGGCTATGAGACCTTGCAGACGCGCGAGGGCCTGCAGGCCCTGGCCCTGGCCCGGCAGCACCGCCCCGACCTGATTCTGATGGACATCCAGCTGCCCGAAATCTCCGGCCTCGAAGTCACCAAGTGGCTGAAGGAGGACGACGACCTCTCGCACATTCCGGTGGTGGCGGTGACCGCCTTCGCCATGAAGGGCGACGAGGAGCGCATTCGCGAAGGCGGATGTCAGGCCTATATCTCCAAGCCGATATCGGTGGCGCACTTCCTGGACACCATCCGCCGGTATCTGGGGTGA
- a CDS encoding sigma-70 family RNA polymerase sigma factor, whose amino-acid sequence MADGSLGPEAVERLMTELRPRLHRYCARMVGSAFDGEDVVQDALAKAAEALPSAGPIARPESWLFRIAHNAALDALRKRKRQAVVWPGEEMAEIADATALADARVAATASLAALMRLAPAQRSCVVLMDVLGHSLAETAEILELSVAAVKAALHRGRTALQARADDPQPTAPIPAAERERLRAYADRFNARDFDALRALLAEDVRLDLVARTRLASRNNVSVYFTRYAEAEPWRLAVGLAEGRLVLMASRLADPAARPVFVVQLDWRQGEIAAIRDFHYAPYVMDSLEVVGA is encoded by the coding sequence ATGGCGGACGGGAGCCTGGGGCCGGAAGCTGTCGAGCGCCTGATGACCGAACTTCGGCCGCGCCTGCACCGCTATTGCGCGCGCATGGTGGGTTCGGCCTTCGACGGCGAGGACGTGGTGCAGGACGCCCTGGCCAAGGCGGCCGAGGCCCTGCCCTCCGCCGGCCCGATCGCCCGGCCGGAAAGCTGGCTGTTCCGCATCGCCCACAACGCCGCGCTGGACGCCCTGCGCAAGCGAAAGCGCCAGGCGGTGGTCTGGCCGGGCGAGGAAATGGCCGAGATCGCCGACGCCACCGCCCTGGCCGACGCCCGGGTGGCGGCCACGGCCAGCCTGGCCGCGCTGATGCGGCTGGCGCCGGCGCAGCGCTCCTGCGTGGTGCTGATGGACGTGCTCGGCCACTCGCTGGCGGAAACGGCCGAGATTCTCGAGCTTTCGGTCGCGGCGGTGAAGGCCGCCCTGCACCGTGGCCGGACCGCCTTGCAGGCCAGGGCGGACGATCCGCAGCCCACAGCCCCGATCCCCGCCGCCGAGCGCGAGCGCCTGCGCGCCTATGCCGACCGCTTCAACGCCCGCGACTTCGACGCCCTGCGGGCCCTCCTGGCCGAGGACGTGCGGCTGGACCTGGTGGCGCGGACCCGGCTCGCCAGCCGCAACAACGTCTCGGTCTATTTCACCCGCTACGCCGAGGCCGAGCCTTGGCGCCTTGCGGTGGGTCTCGCCGAGGGCCGCCTAGTGCTCATGGCCAGCCGCCTGGCCGACCCGGCGGCCCGCCCGGTGTTCGTCGTGCAACTCGACTGGCGGCAAGGCGAGATCGCCGCCATCCGCGACTTCCACTACGCGCCCTATGTGATGGACAGCCTGGAGGTCGTGGGCGCGTGA
- a CDS encoding DNA polymerase IV — protein sequence MSGLCRDCLTRDQSPAGRCARCGSHRRVVHDELDRLAIAHMDCDAFYASVEKRDRPELRDQPVIVGGGKRGVVSTCCYIARIYGVRSAMPMFQALRLCPQAVVLKPDFAKYKADSRRIMEKLEALTPLVQPLSLDEAWLDLSGCERLHGGPAAWVLARLQAEIEREVGITVSVGLAPNKFLAKIASDLDKPRGFSVIGAAEAKSFLATKPVRILPGVGPALAASLEKQGFRTVGDLARAEPKALAARWGSHGLRLSQLAAGEDSRIVDPEQARKSISAETTFMEDLSGLERLEDRLLPLCERVARTARREGVAGRVASLKLKTAGFQIISRRRTLPAPTQTAKVLFATAREMLAAEVGAGPFRLIGAGLSDFVDAAEGLDLFADTERRARKSETAIDALRGKFGAGAVVTGRVLKGE from the coding sequence GTGAGCGGGCTCTGCCGCGACTGCCTGACCCGGGACCAGAGCCCGGCCGGCCGCTGCGCCCGTTGCGGCTCGCACCGCCGGGTGGTCCACGACGAGCTGGACCGGCTCGCTATCGCCCACATGGACTGCGACGCCTTCTACGCCTCGGTGGAGAAGCGCGACCGGCCCGAGCTGCGCGACCAGCCGGTGATCGTCGGCGGCGGCAAGCGGGGGGTGGTCTCGACCTGCTGCTACATCGCCCGCATCTATGGGGTGCGCTCGGCCATGCCGATGTTCCAGGCCCTGCGCCTGTGCCCCCAGGCGGTGGTGCTGAAGCCCGACTTCGCTAAGTACAAGGCCGACAGCCGCCGGATCATGGAGAAGCTGGAGGCCCTGACGCCCCTGGTTCAGCCGTTGTCGCTCGACGAGGCCTGGCTGGACCTGTCCGGCTGCGAGCGGCTACATGGCGGGCCGGCGGCCTGGGTGCTGGCGCGCTTGCAGGCCGAGATCGAACGCGAAGTGGGCATCACCGTCTCGGTGGGCCTCGCCCCGAACAAGTTCCTGGCCAAGATCGCCTCGGATCTGGACAAGCCGCGCGGCTTTTCGGTGATCGGCGCGGCGGAGGCCAAGAGCTTTCTGGCGACAAAGCCGGTGCGCATCCTTCCCGGCGTCGGCCCGGCCCTGGCCGCCTCGCTGGAGAAGCAGGGGTTTCGCACCGTCGGCGACCTCGCCCGGGCCGAGCCGAAGGCGCTCGCCGCCCGCTGGGGCTCGCATGGCCTGAGGCTGTCGCAACTGGCCGCCGGCGAGGACAGCCGCATCGTCGATCCCGAACAGGCCCGCAAGTCGATCAGCGCCGAGACCACCTTCATGGAGGACCTGTCGGGCCTGGAGCGGCTGGAAGACCGGCTGCTGCCCCTGTGCGAGCGGGTCGCCCGCACCGCCCGGCGCGAGGGCGTGGCGGGCCGGGTGGCCAGCCTGAAGCTGAAGACCGCCGGCTTCCAGATCATCTCGCGCCGAAGGACCCTGCCCGCCCCCACCCAGACCGCCAAGGTGCTGTTCGCCACGGCCCGCGAGATGCTGGCCGCCGAGGTGGGCGCCGGCCCCTTCCGCCTGATCGGCGCAGGCCTGTCCGACTTCGTGGACGCCGCCGAGGGTCTGGACCTGTTCGCCGACACCGAACGCCGCGCCCGCAAGAGCGAAACCGCCATCGACGCCCTGCGCGGCAAGTTCGGCGCCGGGGCGGTGGTGACGGGGCGGGTGCTGAAGGGGGAGTAG
- a CDS encoding P-II family nitrogen regulator translates to MKKIEAIIKPFKLDEVKEALQELGVQGMTVLEAKGYGRQKGHTELYRGAEYVVDFLPKIKIEVVVSDGQLGAALEAIQNAARTGRIGDGKIFVSEITDVVRIRTGESGAAAI, encoded by the coding sequence ATGAAAAAGATCGAAGCCATCATCAAGCCGTTCAAGCTGGACGAAGTGAAGGAGGCCCTGCAGGAGCTGGGCGTCCAGGGCATGACGGTGCTGGAAGCCAAGGGCTATGGCCGCCAGAAGGGCCACACCGAGCTCTATCGCGGCGCCGAGTACGTCGTCGACTTCCTGCCCAAGATCAAGATCGAGGTGGTCGTGTCCGACGGCCAGCTGGGCGCCGCCCTCGAGGCCATTCAGAACGCGGCCCGCACGGGGCGCATCGGCGACGGCAAGATCTTCGTCTCCGAAATCACCGACGTCGTGCGGATCCGCACGGGCGAAAGCGGCGCGGCCGCGATCTGA
- a CDS encoding sulfotransferase domain-containing protein produces the protein MDEVTARERIALLARDTAADFSNFHLLHYRHIDGFMVTAKNSGTHWLKYLISNALATELNLPRPRFASGKTANDFVGNPKWPHKYPQAPRIGSSHNLPSSFLGLWPIFRMLRLPPVVVLVRDIEQAMLSHYVKWREESGLTLSDYVRVRAPGRKGVADIWWYVDFFNRWGRFASRYPDRILVIRYEDVRADPTQWLTAVLNHYKVKVAPSSIEAAVQASQRESMRRELDPNAGELIIPADRDRGSARFSEEDRAVLHALLAKHLKYSFGYDYAAEQWVASQALA, from the coding sequence GTGGACGAAGTCACCGCCAGGGAACGTATCGCGCTGCTGGCGCGCGACACGGCTGCGGACTTCAGCAATTTCCACCTGCTGCACTATCGCCATATCGACGGCTTCATGGTCACGGCCAAGAATTCCGGAACCCATTGGCTGAAATATCTGATCAGCAACGCGCTTGCGACCGAGCTCAACCTGCCGCGCCCGCGCTTCGCCAGCGGCAAGACGGCCAACGATTTCGTCGGCAATCCAAAGTGGCCGCACAAATACCCCCAGGCCCCGCGGATCGGCAGCTCGCACAACCTGCCGTCCTCGTTCCTCGGCCTGTGGCCGATCTTCCGTATGCTGAGATTGCCGCCGGTCGTGGTCCTGGTCCGCGACATTGAACAGGCCATGCTGTCCCACTATGTGAAATGGCGCGAAGAGTCCGGCCTCACCCTCAGCGACTACGTCCGGGTGCGGGCGCCGGGCCGAAAGGGCGTGGCGGATATCTGGTGGTACGTAGATTTCTTCAATCGCTGGGGCCGCTTCGCCAGCCGCTATCCCGACAGGATCCTGGTGATCCGCTACGAGGATGTCAGGGCCGACCCGACCCAGTGGCTGACGGCGGTGCTGAACCACTACAAGGTCAAGGTGGCGCCCAGTTCGATCGAAGCCGCCGTCCAGGCCTCGCAGCGCGAATCGATGCGGCGCGAACTCGATCCCAATGCCGGAGAGTTGATCATCCCGGCGGACCGCGATCGGGGCAGTGCGCGCTTTTCGGAGGAAGACCGGGCGGTGCTTCACGCCCTCCTGGCCAAGCACCTGAAATATTCGTTCGGCTATGACTATGCTGCGGAACAGTGGGTGGCGAGCCAGGCCCTCGCCTGA
- a CDS encoding ROK family protein, whose translation MIRIGVDFGGTKIEAAALDVEGRFQARVRAPNPREYQAAMELVRDLVAEAERQAGATGTVGVGMPGSISPRTGRIRNANSTWLNDRPFAEDLPRVLGRLVRLANDANCLALSEAVDGAGAGERVVFAVIIGTGCGAGLVVDGRLVEGRNGVAAEIGHMALPWPAGDELPAPACWCGRQGCNELYVSGSGFEASYLRAGGQPLAGPAIVAALREGEPRARAVFERYVDRLGRAPAAVCDVVDPDVIVLGGGMSNVDELYPLLPAAIAPHVFSDCFDTPVRKAAHGDSSGVRGAAWLWPPPERGA comes from the coding sequence ATGATCCGCATCGGCGTCGACTTCGGCGGCACCAAGATAGAGGCGGCGGCCCTGGACGTCGAAGGCCGCTTCCAGGCCCGGGTGCGCGCGCCCAATCCCAGGGAATATCAGGCCGCGATGGAGCTGGTGCGCGACCTGGTGGCCGAGGCCGAGCGGCAGGCGGGCGCCACGGGTACGGTCGGCGTCGGCATGCCGGGCTCGATTTCTCCGCGCACTGGCCGCATCCGCAACGCCAACAGCACCTGGCTGAACGACCGCCCCTTCGCCGAGGATCTGCCCCGCGTGCTGGGCCGCCTGGTGCGTCTGGCCAACGACGCCAACTGCCTGGCTCTGTCTGAAGCCGTGGACGGCGCCGGGGCAGGCGAGCGGGTGGTGTTCGCGGTGATCATCGGCACCGGCTGCGGCGCGGGGCTGGTGGTGGACGGCCGGCTGGTCGAAGGCAGGAATGGCGTGGCCGCCGAGATCGGGCACATGGCCCTGCCCTGGCCTGCGGGCGACGAGTTGCCGGCGCCTGCCTGCTGGTGCGGCCGGCAGGGCTGCAACGAGCTCTATGTCTCCGGCTCGGGTTTCGAGGCGAGCTATCTCCGCGCCGGGGGCCAGCCCCTCGCCGGACCGGCCATCGTCGCCGCCCTGCGCGAGGGCGAGCCGCGCGCCAGGGCGGTGTTCGAGCGCTATGTCGACCGGCTGGGCCGGGCCCCGGCGGCGGTCTGCGACGTAGTCGACCCGGACGTGATCGTCCTGGGCGGCGGCATGTCCAATGTCGACGAGCTCTATCCCCTGCTGCCGGCAGCCATCGCCCCGCATGTGTTCAGCGACTGTTTCGACACGCCTGTGCGCAAGGCGGCGCATGGCGATTCCTCCGGCGTGCGCGGCGCGGCCTGGCTGTGGCCGCCGCCCGAGCGCGGGGCGTGA
- the glnA gene encoding type I glutamate--ammonia ligase — translation MATAKEILAKIKEEEIEYVDVRFTDMRGKLQHVTFDPALVDEEFLTDGTMFDGSSIAGWKAINESDMKLRPDLNSANIDPFYQQKTLFLFCDVLNPDTNTPYNRDPRSIAKAALNYVKSAGVGDTVFFGPEAEFFIFDDVRWSTAPHDTGYSFDSTELPANTNKAYPEGNMGHRPGPKGGYFPVNPVDSAQDLRGEMLSVMGELGMEPEKHHHEVAPAQHELGLKFSDLITMADRLQLYKYVVHNVAAAYGKTATFMAKPMFADNGSGMHVHQSIWNEGKPLFAGDKYAGLSQQCLWYIGGIIKHAKAINAFSNSTTNSYKRLVPGYEAPVKLAYSARNRSASIRIPHTDSPKGKRIEVRFPDPMGNPYLTFTALLMAGLDGIANKIDPGGPADKNLYDLPPREQKKIPEVCGSLREALDALDKDRGFLKAGGVFDDEFIDAYIELKMEEVARLQLHPHPVEFDMYYKC, via the coding sequence ATGGCGACTGCAAAAGAAATCCTGGCCAAGATCAAGGAAGAGGAGATCGAATACGTCGATGTCCGCTTCACCGACATGCGCGGCAAGCTGCAGCACGTCACCTTCGATCCCGCCCTGGTCGATGAAGAGTTCCTGACCGACGGCACCATGTTCGACGGCTCCTCGATCGCCGGCTGGAAGGCGATCAACGAGTCGGACATGAAGCTACGTCCGGACCTGAACTCGGCCAATATCGACCCCTTCTACCAGCAGAAGACCCTGTTCCTGTTCTGCGACGTGCTGAACCCGGACACCAACACCCCCTACAACCGCGACCCGCGCTCCATCGCCAAGGCGGCGCTGAACTACGTGAAGTCGGCCGGCGTGGGCGACACCGTGTTCTTCGGCCCGGAAGCCGAGTTCTTCATCTTCGACGACGTGCGCTGGTCCACCGCCCCGCACGACACCGGCTATTCCTTCGACTCCACCGAACTGCCGGCCAACACCAACAAGGCCTATCCCGAAGGCAACATGGGCCATCGCCCGGGGCCGAAGGGCGGCTATTTCCCGGTCAACCCGGTCGACTCCGCCCAGGACCTGCGCGGCGAAATGCTGTCGGTGATGGGCGAGCTGGGCATGGAGCCGGAAAAGCACCACCACGAAGTGGCGCCGGCGCAGCACGAGCTGGGCCTGAAGTTCTCCGACCTGATCACCATGGCCGACCGCCTGCAGCTCTATAAGTACGTGGTGCACAACGTGGCCGCCGCCTACGGCAAGACCGCCACCTTCATGGCCAAGCCGATGTTCGCCGACAACGGCTCGGGCATGCACGTGCACCAGTCGATCTGGAACGAAGGCAAGCCGCTGTTCGCCGGCGACAAGTACGCGGGCCTGTCGCAACAGTGCCTGTGGTACATCGGCGGCATCATCAAGCACGCCAAGGCGATCAACGCCTTCTCCAACTCGACCACCAACAGCTACAAGCGCCTGGTGCCCGGCTACGAAGCCCCGGTGAAGCTGGCCTATTCGGCCCGCAACCGCTCGGCCTCGATCCGCATCCCGCACACCGACAGCCCCAAGGGCAAGCGCATCGAGGTCCGTTTCCCGGACCCGATGGGCAACCCCTACCTGACCTTCACCGCGCTTCTGATGGCGGGCCTGGACGGGATCGCCAACAAGATCGATCCGGGCGGCCCGGCCGACAAGAACCTCTACGACCTGCCGCCCCGCGAGCAGAAGAAGATCCCGGAAGTCTGCGGCTCCCTGCGCGAAGCCCTGGACGCCCTGGACAAGGACCGTGGGTTCCTGAAGGCCGGCGGCGTGTTCGACGACGAATTCATCGACGCCTATATCGAGCTGAAGATGGAAGAAGTCGCCCGGCTGCAACTGCACCCGCACCCGGTCGAGTTCGACATGTACTACAAGTGCTGA
- a CDS encoding DUF4279 domain-containing protein, with protein sequence MLTLTIARFDVDPDAVTDILGLAPTSVARRGEPRPSGRLHDCNMWHLELHADPLVDGREHANAITTLIGQLKGREHLFAELAKTVRPASVSIYGGFYVSDEQQGVWLDPDQMAILAACGIGWGLDLFEATMLS encoded by the coding sequence ATGCTCACTCTAACAATTGCCCGCTTCGATGTTGACCCAGACGCGGTCACAGACATCCTCGGTCTGGCTCCAACATCAGTTGCAAGGCGTGGAGAGCCCCGGCCAAGCGGGCGACTGCACGATTGCAACATGTGGCATCTGGAGCTGCATGCAGATCCGCTCGTCGATGGCCGTGAGCATGCAAATGCAATCACCACGTTGATCGGTCAGCTCAAAGGGCGCGAACACCTCTTCGCGGAGCTAGCCAAGACGGTCAGGCCCGCAAGTGTTTCGATCTACGGCGGTTTCTATGTCTCAGACGAACAGCAGGGTGTTTGGCTGGACCCTGACCAAATGGCTATCCTCGCGGCGTGCGGCATTGGGTGGGGCCTGGATCTATTCGAAGCGACAATGCTGAGCTGA